A genomic stretch from Rhodomicrobium vannielii ATCC 17100 includes:
- a CDS encoding TOPRIM and DUF927 domain-containing protein — protein sequence MKRGSGGKAKARDGDTSPGKTSPSETSGMASSGRWESVKADLAGRELDILRWIGIAWPPARRQTHIHCPFPGHDDKNPSWRWDTRKKAWFCSQCGGGDILHAVERMKGLSFQKALDLIETELLGRAYEAPKPERKTRRISQQQPAERALQNRAEAEAFGDLPKALDESADAATGGPTGRPVLDAADDDIERRRQRAFQLWSEAKAVAGTLAQTYFEQHRGIVLDWPLLHTAIRFHSRLWCSERDGYYPAILFRVSDAYDGELKTLHRLYLGEDGGKAKIASPKKAYGEYAGGAIWFGAPQEGGELVKAEGPENALVCFMAGRPFVASAISGANLKNVVPPSIIKTVLVAGDRGRGVGKGKAGEDYAEDAANADRKRKVSAAITYPPARPKPDGKWQDWNDLLVSDGLDAVREALAQSEPWEDLPFGFRWQENGRGLEFLSRIVKGEDGEEEDEWDWLCSEVRFLATTLNADSKDWGLYLEIRTRNAVWHKAAIPKTDLVTSSEDIFKHLAFHGLDFNITPRAKTKLRELLVRTRPKSYALCVPKVGFHDGVFVLPDETIGESKGRAVVFQPHKPVEHFYRKGGSLKGWQDGVAAYARGNDRLMFAIAAALAPPLLEPIGMEGGGIHFRGGSTAGKTTILRAAGTVWGGGGQYGFMRTWRATDNALEAVAAIHNNAFLALDEIAEIEPRALFRAAYALANGRQKERMQRTSDLRSACTWRLLFMSTGEIGMAEKLSEDRMRATGGQAVRLVEISADAGHGMGMFQTLHGFKEPKQLAEALNASGREHYGHAAPAFIRHLTGDLERLTEGAKAFIGRFVQQACAKDADGQVARVAGRFGLIAAAGELAIAAGIVPWRRGEVREACKRLFLEWLAARGTSGPIETQNGILQVKGFIELHGSSRFSSWHTPGQPTLNRVGFYRIFDQGADDEKVVYYVLPEGWKEICRGHDARSIASAMVKRGIINPDNDGKYQRVVRLPGMGPRRCYEIDASLLFGDEDEPSAQFNGSAWVPVGPDFTATDQ from the coding sequence ATGAAACGGGGATCGGGCGGCAAGGCTAAAGCCCGCGACGGCGACACGTCGCCAGGCAAGACATCGCCAAGCGAGACATCAGGTATGGCGTCATCAGGCCGATGGGAGTCCGTAAAAGCCGACCTCGCCGGCCGGGAGCTCGATATCCTGCGCTGGATCGGCATCGCCTGGCCACCGGCAAGGCGTCAAACCCATATCCATTGCCCCTTTCCGGGCCACGACGACAAGAACCCGTCCTGGCGATGGGACACGCGAAAGAAGGCATGGTTCTGCAGCCAGTGCGGCGGTGGCGACATCCTTCATGCCGTCGAGCGCATGAAGGGACTGTCCTTTCAGAAAGCCCTCGATTTGATCGAGACGGAGCTTCTCGGCCGCGCTTACGAAGCGCCGAAGCCGGAGCGAAAAACACGCCGCATCAGCCAGCAGCAGCCCGCTGAACGCGCCTTACAAAATAGGGCTGAGGCCGAAGCTTTTGGCGATTTGCCCAAAGCGCTCGATGAAAGCGCCGATGCTGCTACCGGTGGGCCGACCGGGCGACCGGTCCTTGATGCAGCCGATGACGACATCGAGAGGAGGCGCCAGCGCGCATTCCAGCTCTGGAGCGAGGCCAAAGCCGTCGCCGGCACGCTCGCTCAGACCTATTTCGAGCAGCATCGCGGCATTGTGCTCGATTGGCCGCTCCTTCACACGGCGATCCGCTTTCATTCCCGTCTTTGGTGCAGCGAGCGCGACGGATATTATCCGGCCATCCTGTTCCGGGTCTCGGACGCCTATGATGGGGAACTCAAGACCCTCCACCGCCTCTATCTCGGCGAGGATGGCGGCAAGGCCAAGATCGCAAGCCCGAAAAAGGCCTATGGCGAGTATGCGGGCGGAGCCATCTGGTTTGGCGCGCCGCAAGAAGGCGGCGAGCTTGTAAAAGCCGAGGGGCCTGAAAACGCGCTTGTCTGTTTCATGGCGGGGCGCCCCTTTGTTGCCTCCGCCATTAGCGGCGCGAATCTGAAGAACGTCGTGCCTCCGTCCATTATCAAGACCGTGCTTGTCGCCGGCGACCGGGGCCGCGGCGTCGGCAAGGGCAAGGCGGGCGAGGACTATGCCGAGGATGCAGCCAACGCCGACCGCAAAAGAAAAGTCTCGGCCGCCATCACCTATCCGCCGGCGCGGCCGAAGCCGGACGGCAAATGGCAGGATTGGAACGACCTTCTCGTAAGCGATGGGCTCGATGCCGTGCGCGAAGCGCTGGCCCAAAGCGAGCCCTGGGAAGATCTGCCCTTCGGGTTTCGCTGGCAGGAGAACGGCCGAGGCCTCGAATTCTTGAGCCGCATCGTGAAGGGTGAGGACGGCGAGGAGGAGGATGAGTGGGATTGGCTGTGCTCCGAGGTGAGGTTCCTCGCCACCACGCTCAACGCCGACAGCAAGGACTGGGGCCTCTATCTCGAAATCAGGACGCGCAACGCCGTCTGGCACAAGGCCGCCATCCCGAAAACCGACCTCGTGACGAGCTCCGAGGATATTTTCAAGCACCTAGCCTTTCACGGGCTCGATTTCAACATCACGCCAAGAGCGAAGACGAAGCTCCGGGAGCTGCTCGTCCGCACTCGGCCCAAATCCTATGCGCTGTGTGTTCCGAAGGTCGGGTTTCACGACGGGGTGTTTGTGCTCCCCGATGAGACCATCGGGGAGAGCAAAGGGCGCGCCGTCGTCTTTCAGCCGCACAAGCCGGTCGAGCATTTCTACCGAAAAGGCGGGAGCCTGAAAGGCTGGCAAGACGGCGTGGCGGCTTACGCGCGCGGCAACGACCGGCTCATGTTTGCGATCGCCGCCGCGTTAGCGCCGCCGCTCCTCGAACCGATCGGCATGGAAGGCGGCGGCATTCATTTCCGAGGCGGGTCGACGGCTGGCAAGACCACCATCCTCCGCGCCGCGGGCACCGTCTGGGGCGGCGGCGGGCAATATGGCTTCATGCGCACCTGGCGGGCTACCGACAACGCGCTCGAAGCTGTCGCCGCCATCCACAACAATGCGTTTCTTGCCCTTGATGAGATCGCCGAAATCGAGCCGAGAGCGCTCTTTCGGGCGGCCTACGCGCTCGCGAATGGTCGGCAGAAAGAGCGGATGCAAAGAACCTCCGATCTTCGAAGCGCGTGCACCTGGCGGCTGCTCTTCATGTCCACAGGCGAAATCGGCATGGCCGAAAAGCTCTCCGAAGACCGCATGCGCGCAACGGGCGGCCAAGCGGTGCGGCTTGTCGAAATCAGCGCCGACGCAGGCCACGGCATGGGCATGTTTCAAACTCTGCACGGATTCAAGGAACCAAAGCAGCTCGCCGAGGCGCTCAATGCGAGCGGGCGGGAGCATTACGGCCATGCCGCACCCGCCTTCATTCGCCATCTCACAGGCGATCTCGAGCGGCTGACCGAAGGCGCGAAAGCCTTTATCGGCCGCTTCGTGCAACAAGCCTGCGCCAAAGACGCTGACGGCCAGGTTGCGCGCGTGGCAGGCCGCTTCGGGCTTATCGCTGCCGCCGGCGAGCTTGCGATCGCGGCCGGCATCGTGCCTTGGCGCCGCGGCGAGGTGCGCGAGGCTTGCAAGCGGCTGTTTCTCGAGTGGCTCGCCGCGCGCGGCACCTCGGGGCCGATCGAGACGCAGAACGGAATCCTGCAGGTAAAAGGCTTCATCGAGCTGCATGGCTCCTCGCGCTTCAGCTCCTGGCATACGCCCGGCCAGCCCACCCTGAACAGGGTTGGCTTCTACCGCATCTTCGATCAGGGAGCAGATGACGAGAAGGTCGTCTATTACGTGCTGCCCGAAGGGTGGAAGGAGATCTGTCGCGGTCACGACGCGCGATCGATCGCCAGCGCCATGGTCAAGCGCGGCATTATCAACCCCGACAACGATGGCAAGTACCAGCGCGTTGTCCGCCTGCCCGGCATGGGTCCGAGGCGGTGCTACGAGATCGATGCGTCGCTTCTGTTTGGCGATGAGGATGAGCCTTCAGCGCAATTCAATGGCAGCGCTTGGGTGCCCGTCGGGCCGGATTTCACGGCGACGGACCAATAG
- a CDS encoding S9 family peptidase: MDSHAHETPSQPPVAEKRPARDIHHGIERVDDYAWLRVDNWQEVMRDPSALAADVRAYLEAENAYTKAAMADTEALQDTLFREMKGRIKEDDSSVPAPDGPFAYFTDFVVGGQHPRFIREPRGGGAPHVLLDGDALAKDKPYFSLGAIDWSPDHKKLAYAYDDKGSEFYAFRVRDLETGEDTADFVPDSEGGAAWLPDASAFYYIRVDEHRRPLQVMRHRLGTPASEDELVYREKDQGFFTRVGESLDKRFIFISAGDHETAEVHFLDLAAPEQGLRVVTPREVNHDYSVDHHEGRFIILTNADGAEDYKIMQTSVDAPGRANWRDLVPHKPGRLILDATCFKDWIVRLEREDGLPRIVIRNAADGTEHAIAFDEEAYSLGFAEGYEYDTDTLRFVYSSMTTPRQVFDYNMRTRERTLRKTQEVPSGHNAADYVTRRVYAPAWDGETVPVSLLYRKDTPLDGTAPCLLYGYGSYGMSIPAGFSTTRLSLVDRGFVYAIAHIRGGKDKGYRWYKDGKLAKKTNTFKDFVAAGRYLAGERFTGEGRIVAHGGSAGGMLMGAVANMAPELFAGVVADVPFVDVLSTMLDDTLPLTPPEWPEWGNPIASVEDYRTIAAYSPYDNVRAQTYPATLITGGLTDPRVTYWEPAKWAAKLRATKTDDNILLLKINMDAGHGGASGRFEQLKEDALAYAFAVKVTGGAGV; encoded by the coding sequence ATGGACAGCCACGCGCACGAGACCCCCTCCCAACCGCCCGTTGCCGAGAAGCGGCCCGCCCGCGACATCCATCACGGCATCGAACGCGTCGACGATTATGCGTGGCTGCGCGTAGACAATTGGCAGGAGGTGATGCGCGATCCGTCCGCGCTGGCGGCCGATGTGCGCGCCTATCTCGAAGCCGAGAACGCCTACACCAAGGCCGCGATGGCGGACACGGAAGCGCTTCAGGATACGCTGTTCCGCGAGATGAAGGGCCGCATCAAGGAGGATGACTCCTCGGTGCCCGCGCCGGACGGTCCCTTCGCCTATTTCACCGACTTTGTTGTCGGCGGACAGCATCCGCGCTTCATCCGCGAGCCGCGTGGCGGCGGTGCACCGCACGTGCTGCTCGACGGCGATGCGCTGGCGAAGGACAAGCCCTATTTCTCGCTCGGTGCGATCGACTGGAGCCCGGATCACAAGAAGCTCGCCTATGCCTATGATGACAAGGGCTCGGAGTTTTACGCGTTCCGCGTGCGCGACCTCGAAACCGGGGAAGATACCGCCGATTTCGTGCCCGACTCCGAAGGTGGTGCGGCATGGTTGCCGGACGCGAGCGCCTTCTACTACATCCGCGTTGACGAGCATCGCCGCCCGCTTCAGGTGATGCGCCACCGTCTCGGCACGCCCGCGAGCGAGGATGAGCTTGTCTATCGCGAGAAGGATCAGGGCTTCTTCACCCGCGTTGGCGAAAGCCTCGACAAGCGCTTCATCTTCATCAGCGCGGGCGATCACGAGACGGCGGAAGTGCATTTCCTCGACCTCGCCGCGCCGGAGCAGGGCTTGCGCGTTGTCACGCCGCGCGAGGTCAACCACGATTACAGCGTGGATCATCATGAAGGCCGCTTCATCATCCTGACGAACGCGGACGGCGCGGAAGACTACAAGATCATGCAAACGTCGGTCGATGCGCCCGGCCGCGCGAACTGGCGCGATCTCGTGCCCCACAAGCCGGGGCGCCTCATCCTCGACGCGACCTGCTTCAAGGACTGGATCGTGCGGCTCGAACGCGAGGACGGGCTGCCGCGCATCGTTATCCGCAATGCGGCGGACGGCACCGAGCACGCCATCGCCTTCGACGAGGAAGCCTATTCGCTGGGCTTTGCCGAAGGCTATGAATACGACACCGACACGCTTCGTTTCGTCTATTCCTCGATGACGACGCCGCGCCAAGTGTTCGACTATAACATGCGCACCCGCGAGCGGACGCTTCGCAAGACGCAGGAAGTGCCGAGCGGCCACAACGCGGCCGATTACGTCACGCGCCGCGTCTACGCGCCCGCGTGGGACGGCGAGACCGTGCCCGTGTCGCTCCTCTACCGCAAGGACACCCCGCTCGACGGCACCGCGCCGTGCCTCCTCTACGGCTACGGCTCCTACGGCATGTCCATCCCGGCGGGCTTCTCGACCACGCGCCTCAGCCTCGTCGATCGCGGCTTCGTCTACGCCATCGCGCATATTCGCGGCGGCAAGGACAAGGGTTATCGCTGGTACAAGGACGGCAAGCTCGCGAAGAAGACGAACACCTTCAAGGACTTCGTCGCGGCCGGGCGCTATCTCGCGGGGGAGCGTTTCACGGGCGAAGGGCGCATCGTGGCGCATGGCGGCTCGGCTGGCGGCATGCTGATGGGCGCGGTGGCGAACATGGCGCCGGAGCTGTTCGCGGGCGTCGTGGCGGATGTGCCCTTCGTGGACGTGCTCTCCACCATGCTCGACGACACGCTGCCGCTCACCCCGCCTGAGTGGCCCGAATGGGGTAACCCCATCGCGAGCGTGGAGGATTACCGCACCATTGCGGCCTACTCGCCCTACGACAATGTGCGCGCGCAGACTTACCCGGCGACGCTCATTACAGGTGGCCTCACCGATCCGCGCGTGACCTATTGGGAGCCCGCGAAATGGGCGGCGAAGCTCCGCGCGACAAAGACGGACGACAATATCCTGCTGCTCAAGATCAACATGGACGCGGGCCACGGCGGCGCGTCCGGCCGCTTCGAGCAGTTGAAGGAGGACGCGCTGGCCTATGCCTTCGCGGTGAAGGTGACGGGCGGCGCGGGCGTGTAG
- a CDS encoding helix-turn-helix domain-containing protein: MDKLWIATKKAGKKPSMAINRIRQLRLERGLSLTELAKKIGISESHLSRVEAGARGLHLSKMEALAGALGVPVTEILSVQSLSYMADLAPYIPPKGSAIEKALTSSTQEMFKVLSNVMSELGITEGDPIIADMDPKGLQKLELGQLVIAQIFTSNCPEGVLLLRQYIGPHLLITNSDDQNAMPIHRLRAKATVIGRVLL, from the coding sequence TTGGACAAACTCTGGATTGCCACCAAGAAAGCTGGCAAGAAGCCCTCCATGGCAATCAATCGAATCCGGCAACTGAGACTTGAACGCGGCTTGTCGCTCACCGAGCTCGCGAAAAAAATCGGCATCTCGGAAAGTCATTTGTCGCGGGTCGAAGCGGGCGCGCGGGGGCTGCATCTTTCCAAAATGGAGGCGCTCGCCGGCGCGTTGGGCGTGCCTGTGACCGAAATTCTCTCGGTTCAGAGCTTGAGCTACATGGCCGACCTTGCGCCCTATATCCCGCCCAAAGGCTCGGCAATCGAAAAGGCGCTGACATCTTCGACGCAAGAGATGTTCAAGGTTCTGTCGAACGTGATGAGCGAGCTTGGCATCACCGAGGGCGATCCGATCATCGCGGATATGGACCCTAAGGGATTGCAGAAATTGGAGCTTGGCCAGTTGGTGATTGCCCAAATCTTTACCAGTAACTGCCCAGAAGGCGTTTTGCTGTTGCGGCAATACATCGGGCCGCACCTTTTGATTACCAACAGCGATGATCAAAATGCCATGCCTATTCATAGGCTTAGAGCAAAAGCGACCGTGATCGGCCGCGTCCTTCTTTGA
- a CDS encoding DsbA family protein, whose amino-acid sequence MMTLPRRLAAAFAFAASTAFLFAPHAAAAKDDPLSREAMYEDPDAPVSGNPKGDVTIVAFLDYNCPYCKKSVGDLKRIVKDDGKIRLIYKEWPILGNASKLASRLALAANYQGKYEAAHDALMRAVNHSSTKAQLVKALGNAGIDTPRLEADLAAHGKDIDRALARNDAQGDIVGFQGAPTYLIGPLVSSTLDYAGFKRAVADARTRQAAQ is encoded by the coding sequence ATGATGACCCTGCCGCGCCGCCTCGCCGCCGCTTTCGCATTCGCCGCCTCGACGGCGTTTCTTTTCGCGCCGCACGCAGCCGCCGCGAAGGACGATCCGCTCTCGCGCGAGGCCATGTACGAAGACCCCGACGCGCCGGTGAGCGGCAACCCGAAAGGCGACGTGACCATCGTCGCGTTCCTCGACTACAACTGCCCCTACTGCAAAAAGTCGGTCGGCGACCTCAAGCGCATCGTCAAGGACGACGGCAAAATTCGCCTGATCTACAAGGAATGGCCGATCCTCGGAAACGCGTCGAAACTTGCGTCGAGGCTTGCGCTCGCGGCCAATTATCAGGGCAAGTACGAAGCCGCGCATGATGCTCTCATGCGGGCGGTCAACCACTCATCGACGAAGGCGCAGCTCGTGAAGGCGCTCGGCAACGCCGGCATCGACACGCCACGGCTTGAAGCCGACCTCGCGGCGCATGGAAAGGACATCGACCGGGCGCTCGCACGCAACGACGCGCAGGGCGACATCGTCGGCTTTCAGGGCGCGCCCACCTATCTCATCGGCCCGCTCGTCTCCTCGACGCTCGATTACGCGGGCTTCAAGCGCGCCGTAGCCGATGCGCGGACGCGCCAGGCGGCGCAATAG
- a CDS encoding formylglycine-generating enzyme family protein: MGRSILSIIFGSQSPAADDLPAFAPVVEAPAAPARVETEEERAERERLETLYKEEGRIEVDAPHPTNEHGRWFVPGVGKTEWFKDIEAGPELVVVPAGRFLQGAPNDEPQREAWEVGAESPQHETTIPKPFAIGRAAVTRGEFKAFVAATGHDAGTLRNQSFPQDDSHPIVGVSWRDATAYVEWLSKITRKQYRLPSEAEWEYAARAGTTTPFWWGASITPEQANYDGTHVYEGGGEAGVHRNGTVPVLEFEANPWGLYQVHGNVSEWCADQWHRGYWEKKDHLKASGGPQVNGNSGHVLRGGSWGDGPQFLRAASRSRLYGDIRLGYYGFRVARSIA; this comes from the coding sequence ATGGGCCGTTCAATTCTTTCGATCATCTTCGGATCGCAGTCTCCGGCCGCTGACGACCTGCCGGCGTTCGCGCCCGTGGTGGAGGCTCCCGCCGCGCCCGCCCGCGTCGAGACCGAGGAGGAGCGCGCCGAGCGCGAGCGGCTTGAAACGCTCTACAAGGAGGAAGGCCGGATCGAGGTCGACGCGCCGCACCCGACGAACGAGCACGGGCGCTGGTTCGTGCCGGGCGTGGGCAAGACCGAATGGTTCAAGGATATCGAGGCGGGGCCGGAGCTGGTCGTCGTGCCTGCGGGCCGCTTCCTGCAGGGCGCGCCGAACGACGAGCCGCAGCGCGAGGCGTGGGAGGTCGGCGCGGAGAGCCCGCAACACGAGACGACCATCCCGAAGCCGTTCGCCATTGGGCGCGCGGCGGTCACGCGCGGAGAGTTCAAGGCGTTCGTCGCGGCAACTGGCCACGACGCGGGCACGCTTCGCAATCAAAGTTTCCCGCAGGATGACAGCCACCCCATCGTCGGTGTGAGTTGGAGGGACGCCACCGCCTATGTGGAATGGCTGAGCAAAATCACGCGCAAGCAGTACCGGTTGCCGTCCGAGGCCGAATGGGAATACGCCGCCCGCGCTGGCACGACGACGCCGTTCTGGTGGGGCGCGTCGATCACGCCGGAGCAGGCGAATTACGACGGCACGCACGTCTACGAAGGCGGCGGCGAGGCGGGCGTGCATCGCAACGGCACGGTGCCGGTGCTGGAGTTCGAGGCGAATCCGTGGGGCCTGTATCAGGTCCACGGCAATGTCTCGGAATGGTGCGCAGATCAGTGGCACCGCGGCTACTGGGAAAAGAAGGACCATCTGAAGGCGAGCGGCGGCCCGCAGGTCAACGGCAATTCCGGCCATGTGCTGCGCGGCGGCTCGTGGGGCGACGGCCCGCAATTCCTTCGTGCGGCAAGCCGTTCGCGGCTCTATGGCGACATACGCCTCGGCTATTACGGCTTCCGCGTGGCGCGGTCGATTGCCTGA
- a CDS encoding DUF6538 domain-containing protein translates to MKDTTIFKRADTWQLRRRVPARYAPVEERKVIWLSLHTDSESVARRKAAAAWVQLEEAWEARLAGDTNDAEKRYAAALNLCGMRGFRYLPAEKIAALPEEERIRRVEAVASGKPERFEAAALLGGIANPPLTVTRALDLYWTLARDRTLGKSEDQLRRWRNPRMKAVKNFAHVIGAKPLAEITADDVLNFREWWIEKIEAEDLSPSSANKDFTHLADMVRTLNRMKRLGLPDLFRGVALKEGAKRTRPPFSTEWTRMRLIAPGALDGLNTEARCIVLGMVNTGYRPSEAAGLLPDHIRLEGPIPFISIEPVGRQLKNETSKRIIPLAGVSLEAFRECKQGFPRYRNSSATLSATVNSYFRENGLLETEDHSLYSLRHSFEDRLIATHADERIRRDLFGHAYNRERYGKGGSLERLRETILAAAL, encoded by the coding sequence GTGAAAGACACAACCATTTTCAAGCGGGCCGATACGTGGCAACTCCGCCGCCGCGTGCCCGCGCGCTATGCCCCCGTCGAAGAGCGCAAGGTGATCTGGCTCAGCCTTCACACAGATTCGGAAAGCGTGGCGCGCCGCAAGGCCGCTGCTGCATGGGTGCAACTCGAAGAGGCCTGGGAGGCCCGTCTCGCGGGCGACACGAACGATGCGGAGAAGCGTTACGCGGCGGCCCTGAACCTTTGCGGAATGCGCGGCTTTCGCTACCTGCCTGCCGAAAAGATCGCGGCCTTGCCGGAGGAAGAGCGCATCCGGCGCGTGGAAGCCGTCGCTTCCGGCAAGCCGGAACGCTTTGAAGCGGCGGCTTTGCTCGGCGGCATAGCGAACCCGCCGCTCACGGTGACGCGGGCGCTCGATCTCTATTGGACGCTTGCCAGGGATCGAACATTGGGCAAGAGCGAGGACCAGCTTCGCCGCTGGCGCAACCCGCGCATGAAGGCCGTAAAGAACTTCGCCCATGTGATCGGCGCGAAGCCACTCGCCGAAATCACCGCCGACGATGTACTTAACTTCCGTGAATGGTGGATCGAGAAGATTGAGGCCGAAGACCTGTCGCCCAGCAGCGCGAACAAGGATTTTACCCATCTCGCGGACATGGTGCGCACGCTCAACCGCATGAAGCGGCTCGGCCTGCCGGACCTGTTTCGTGGTGTGGCGCTCAAGGAAGGCGCCAAGCGCACCAGGCCTCCGTTCTCAACCGAATGGACAAGGATGCGCCTCATCGCTCCCGGAGCGCTGGACGGCCTCAACACCGAAGCCCGCTGCATTGTGCTGGGCATGGTCAACACCGGCTACCGGCCAAGCGAGGCGGCAGGATTGCTGCCGGACCATATCAGGCTCGAAGGCCCGATCCCCTTCATCTCGATCGAACCTGTAGGGCGGCAACTCAAGAACGAGACGAGCAAGCGTATCATCCCGCTCGCGGGCGTGTCGCTCGAAGCGTTCCGGGAGTGCAAACAAGGCTTTCCACGTTATCGAAATTCCAGTGCGACGCTGAGCGCAACGGTGAACTCATATTTCCGCGAGAATGGTCTGCTCGAAACGGAAGATCACAGCCTCTATTCCCTTCGCCATTCTTTCGAGGATCGGTTAATCGCCACGCATGCGGACGAGCGCATCCGGCGCGACCTGTTCGGGCACGCCTATAACCGCGAGCGCTACGGCAAGGGCGGAAGCCTCGAACGCTTGCGCGAAACGATTTTGGCGGCAGCGCTCTGA
- a CDS encoding IS481 family transposase, whose translation MGQILHGSATTTEAVRRAIQHSQESLRALAKRYGINTKTVSKWKKRSSVADVPTGPKEPKSTVLSVEEEAIIVAFRKHTLLPLDDCLYALQATIPHLTRSSLHRCLQRHGISRLPDVEGDKPARKKFKSYPIGYFHVDIAEVQTAEGKLYLYVAIDRTSKFAFVQLVKKTGRTSASAFLVALIEAVPYKIHTVLTDNGIQFTFPPRYADGPTARYMTHMFDMRCSENGIEHRLTKVKHPWTNGQVERMNRTIKEATVKRYHYDRHEQLETHLSDFINAYNFARRLKTLKGLTPYEFICKCWTNEPERFKIDPIHQMPGLNI comes from the coding sequence ATGGGACAAATTCTTCATGGGAGCGCCACAACGACTGAGGCGGTCCGTCGAGCGATACAGCATAGTCAAGAGAGCTTGAGGGCCCTGGCCAAGCGCTACGGCATCAACACGAAGACGGTCTCGAAATGGAAGAAGCGCTCATCCGTCGCCGATGTGCCGACTGGACCGAAAGAGCCGAAATCCACGGTTCTGTCGGTCGAGGAAGAGGCGATAATCGTCGCCTTCCGCAAGCATACGCTCTTGCCGCTCGACGATTGCCTCTATGCGCTACAGGCGACGATACCGCATCTGACTCGCTCGTCGCTGCATCGCTGTCTTCAACGCCACGGTATTTCTCGGCTGCCGGACGTCGAAGGCGACAAGCCCGCCAGGAAGAAGTTCAAGTCCTATCCGATCGGCTATTTTCATGTCGACATAGCCGAAGTGCAGACGGCCGAAGGCAAGCTCTATCTCTACGTCGCCATTGACCGCACGAGCAAATTCGCCTTCGTGCAACTCGTCAAAAAGACCGGCAGGACGTCCGCTTCAGCCTTCCTCGTCGCCCTGATAGAGGCAGTTCCCTACAAGATTCACACGGTGCTCACCGACAACGGCATCCAGTTCACGTTTCCGCCGCGTTATGCCGATGGACCAACGGCCAGATACATGACGCACATGTTCGACATGCGATGCAGCGAGAACGGCATTGAGCACCGCCTCACCAAGGTCAAGCATCCCTGGACAAACGGCCAGGTCGAGCGAATGAACCGGACGATCAAGGAGGCGACGGTCAAACGCTATCACTACGACCGTCACGAGCAGCTCGAAACCCACCTATCGGACTTCATCAACGCCTATAACTTTGCTCGCCGACTAAAGACCCTCAAAGGCCTCACGCCTTATGAGTTCATCTGTAAATGCTGGACGAATGAGCCGGAAAGATTCAAGATCGATCCAATCCATCAAATGCCGGGACTGAACATCTAG
- a CDS encoding alpha/beta fold hydrolase — protein sequence MPNLVQRQRAGTCAHFVSPTMIQTALGPVECASYGEGPAIIALHGGLGGFDQSLLLARAAISPPRFRILAISRPGYLGTPLSAGATPEKQADLCSALLDALGINSAAIIAVSAGGLAALQFVLRHPERCWGLVLVSAATGHLDAPPEVPDRLTAMRLLSRIPFATALMRWRMGLTPEASARRSIAAADLRQSTLAHPEAGPLMHALSSSVLQRLRERLPGVTNDMAQLEAMDGYPLQDIAGPVLVVHGTGDRVVPFSHALEVANRMERSELMAIENGEHVSLFTHLDAIRERVGIFLARHTPVR from the coding sequence ATGCCGAATCTCGTCCAACGCCAACGCGCGGGCACCTGCGCGCATTTCGTCTCACCAACCATGATCCAGACGGCCCTCGGGCCTGTCGAATGCGCCTCTTACGGCGAAGGTCCGGCCATAATCGCCTTGCACGGCGGATTGGGCGGGTTCGACCAGAGCCTGCTTTTGGCGCGTGCCGCCATCTCCCCGCCTAGGTTTCGAATACTGGCCATATCGCGTCCCGGCTATCTCGGAACGCCGCTGAGCGCAGGCGCTACGCCGGAGAAACAGGCGGATCTTTGCAGTGCCCTTCTCGATGCGCTCGGGATCAACAGCGCCGCAATCATAGCTGTCTCGGCCGGAGGGCTCGCCGCGCTTCAGTTTGTCCTGCGCCATCCAGAACGGTGCTGGGGCTTGGTGCTGGTCTCCGCCGCGACAGGCCATCTCGACGCGCCGCCCGAGGTTCCCGACCGCCTCACCGCGATGAGGCTACTGTCGCGCATTCCCTTCGCAACGGCCCTGATGCGATGGCGCATGGGGCTCACGCCTGAAGCCTCAGCACGACGCTCGATCGCAGCGGCCGACTTGCGGCAGAGCACCCTCGCCCATCCCGAGGCCGGCCCGCTGATGCACGCGCTTTCGTCGAGCGTGCTCCAAAGGCTGCGGGAACGTCTGCCCGGCGTCACGAACGACATGGCACAGTTGGAAGCAATGGATGGCTATCCGTTGCAGGATATTGCCGGGCCGGTCCTTGTCGTGCATGGCACCGGCGACCGCGTTGTGCCCTTTTCGCATGCGCTGGAAGTTGCGAACAGGATGGAGCGTTCGGAACTCATGGCGATCGAGAACGGCGAGCATGTAAGTCTGTTCACGCATCTCGACGCCATAAGGGAGCGCGTCGGGATCTTTCTCGCCCGTCATACCCCTGTGCGGTGA